The Phycisphaerales bacterium AB-hyl4 genome has a window encoding:
- the gpmI gene encoding 2,3-bisphosphoglycerate-independent phosphoglycerate mutase has translation MADRPKPMVLIVRDGWGRNPNAAHDKFNAVKLAKTPVGDALLRDYPWTLIHTSGEDVGLPESTMGNSEVGHQNLGAGRVVDQESVRITKAIREGAFFNNEALVEAVDRAKANGKTVHLLGIASDAGVHGLLDHLYACIELCKQRGQTKVALHLFTDGRDTGPYSGKGFIERIEAKCKELGVGAIASIVGRYYAMDRDNRWERVKQAYDLLTGRGPAENHASAGAAVQDYYDHPTNDSQNGDEFITPRTVSPTNDAADTRIKDGDSVIFYNYRGDRPREITRAFMQPDFYGNVPPSPDSGEKGFDRGDQRDLRYVCLTAYEAGFAAFPGLAVAFPKPPKMTDIAGEYLSAKGLTQFRCAETEKFPHVTFFFNDYRDEPFEGERWEMAQSPKVATYDLQPEMSAPQITQIVLNRIAAEDCEDFILVNFANGDMVGHTGKLDAAIAAVESVDACVGKIVEAALKRGGKLIVTADHGNAEQMFDPDTGAAHTAHTLFPVECIIVDPDRKAEATGDPEKASPALHDGGKLADVLPTCLAMMGLEQPMAMTATSLIR, from the coding sequence ATGGCAGATCGTCCGAAACCGATGGTGTTGATCGTTCGCGATGGGTGGGGGCGGAATCCGAACGCGGCCCATGACAAGTTCAACGCAGTGAAGCTGGCGAAGACGCCGGTGGGCGATGCGCTGCTGCGCGATTATCCGTGGACGTTGATTCACACCAGCGGTGAAGACGTGGGGTTGCCTGAAAGCACGATGGGCAACTCCGAGGTGGGGCATCAGAACCTCGGGGCCGGGCGGGTGGTGGACCAGGAGTCGGTGCGCATTACGAAGGCGATCCGCGAAGGCGCGTTTTTCAACAACGAAGCGCTGGTCGAAGCGGTGGATCGTGCGAAGGCGAACGGCAAGACGGTGCACCTGCTGGGCATCGCGTCGGACGCGGGCGTGCACGGATTGCTGGATCATCTGTATGCGTGCATCGAGCTGTGCAAGCAGCGCGGGCAGACGAAGGTGGCGTTGCATCTGTTTACCGACGGGCGCGATACGGGGCCGTATTCGGGCAAGGGGTTTATCGAGCGGATTGAAGCGAAGTGCAAGGAATTGGGCGTTGGAGCGATTGCTTCGATCGTCGGCCGGTACTACGCGATGGACCGCGACAACCGTTGGGAGCGCGTGAAGCAGGCGTACGATCTGCTCACCGGGCGCGGCCCGGCGGAGAATCATGCGTCGGCGGGCGCTGCGGTTCAGGACTATTACGACCATCCGACGAACGACTCGCAGAACGGCGATGAGTTTATTACGCCGCGCACGGTTTCGCCGACCAACGATGCGGCTGATACGCGCATCAAAGATGGCGATAGTGTGATCTTCTACAACTATCGCGGCGACCGCCCGCGCGAGATCACGCGTGCGTTCATGCAGCCTGACTTCTATGGCAACGTTCCGCCGAGCCCGGACAGCGGCGAGAAGGGCTTTGACCGCGGGGATCAGCGTGATTTGCGCTATGTCTGTTTGACGGCGTATGAGGCAGGGTTTGCCGCGTTCCCGGGGCTTGCGGTGGCGTTTCCCAAGCCGCCGAAGATGACGGACATTGCGGGCGAGTATTTGAGTGCGAAGGGGCTGACGCAGTTTCGTTGCGCGGAGACGGAGAAGTTTCCGCACGTGACGTTTTTCTTTAATGACTATCGGGACGAGCCGTTTGAGGGTGAGCGTTGGGAGATGGCGCAATCGCCGAAGGTGGCGACGTATGACCTGCAGCCGGAGATGAGCGCGCCGCAGATTACGCAGATCGTGCTCAATCGCATCGCGGCGGAGGATTGTGAAGACTTCATCCTGGTGAACTTCGCCAACGGCGACATGGTGGGGCACACCGGCAAGCTGGACGCCGCGATCGCAGCGGTGGAGTCGGTGGACGCGTGCGTGGGCAAGATTGTCGAAGCGGCTTTGAAGCGCGGCGGGAAGCTTATCGTCACGGCTGACCACGGCAACGCGGAGCAGATGTTCGACCCGGACACCGGCGCGGCGCACACGGCTCATACGTTGTTTCCGGTCGAGTGCATCATCGTGGACCCGGATCGCAAGGCCGAGGCGACGGGCGATCCGGAGAAGGCGTCGCCCGCGCTGCATGATGGGGGCAAGTTGGCGGACGTGCTGCCGACCTGTCTTGCGATGATGGGGCTGGAGCAGCCGATGGCGATGACGGCGACGTCGTTGATTCGGTGA
- a CDS encoding esterase-like activity of phytase family protein, protein MTLTTHAAAIRLHPVIRTRLFLTVAAVMLALLSNPAGLLADDLSIVYRGTFDLPGSTTDQHGNVFDIDGLSGITWTGGNNYWAVMDNSDKLVQLQVDLSANGSIASASVAGGLTLAHSRDHEGIAYTNPQRNSVFISDENRPMPGVREYSLANGALMQTVSIPSVFSNIRSNYGFESLTRQPNGQVMWTANEEALTVDGSLSSTSAGSVVRLQQFDVDGNNVAAGPQYAYITNPVHRSTNDDPTQTGARSRSGLVELVAMHDGRLLALERSFAQAGIFNLSSAYRNSIFLIDLNDATDVSDMAGLIGQNYTPASKSLLWSATRAIDPIAPIDPIGNLEGLTLGPQLPNGNWSLLGIVDWSDPIDLISANRLVAFELIGVIPEPGTAATLLTLAGFTLLRRRRHTACPS, encoded by the coding sequence ATGACATTGACCACCCACGCTGCTGCAATCCGCCTGCACCCTGTGATCCGCACCAGACTGTTCCTCACGGTTGCCGCGGTGATGCTGGCCCTGCTTTCAAATCCAGCCGGGCTGCTTGCGGACGATTTGTCCATCGTTTATCGCGGCACGTTCGACCTGCCGGGCTCGACCACCGATCAGCACGGCAACGTGTTCGACATCGACGGACTCAGCGGCATCACCTGGACAGGCGGCAACAACTACTGGGCCGTCATGGACAACTCCGACAAGCTCGTCCAGCTTCAGGTGGACCTGAGCGCCAACGGCTCGATCGCCTCGGCCAGCGTGGCCGGCGGCCTCACCCTCGCCCACAGCCGTGACCACGAAGGCATCGCCTACACCAACCCGCAACGCAACAGCGTGTTCATCTCCGATGAAAACAGGCCGATGCCCGGCGTCCGCGAATACAGCCTTGCCAACGGAGCGCTGATGCAAACCGTCAGCATCCCCAGCGTCTTCAGCAACATCCGCAGCAACTACGGCTTCGAATCACTCACCCGCCAACCCAACGGGCAGGTCATGTGGACCGCCAACGAAGAAGCACTCACCGTCGACGGCTCACTGTCCAGCACAAGCGCTGGCAGCGTCGTCCGACTTCAACAATTCGACGTCGACGGCAACAACGTCGCCGCCGGCCCGCAATACGCCTACATCACCAACCCCGTCCACCGCAGCACCAACGACGACCCCACACAGACCGGCGCCCGCAGCCGAAGCGGGCTGGTCGAGCTGGTCGCTATGCACGACGGCCGACTCCTCGCCCTCGAACGTTCCTTCGCGCAGGCGGGTATCTTCAACCTCAGCTCCGCCTACCGCAACAGTATCTTCCTGATCGACCTCAACGACGCCACCGACGTCTCCGACATGGCTGGTCTCATCGGGCAGAACTACACCCCGGCAAGCAAGTCCCTGCTCTGGTCCGCCACCCGCGCCATCGACCCCATCGCCCCCATCGACCCCATCGGCAACCTCGAAGGGCTCACCCTCGGACCCCAACTGCCCAACGGCAACTGGTCGCTGCTGGGCATCGTCGACTGGTCCGACCCGATCGATCTGATCAGCGCCAATCGACTGGTGGCGTTTGAACTGATCGGCGTCATCCCCGAACCCGGCACAGCCGCCACGTTGCTTACCCTCGCCGGCTTCACCCTGCTGCGCCGCCGACGCCATACCGCTTGTCCATCATAA